The Candidatus Tumulicola sp. genomic sequence TGGGTTGCGGCGTCAAGAATAGCAAACGCCATCAAGAGCGCCGCGGCATTCTCCGGATGATCGATGTCGATGCCGAGCACGCTGCGCACCCGGTCCAACCGATAGCGAACGCTGTTGCGGTGCAAGAACATCGCTTCAGCCGTGTTCGTGATGCTGCCGCCGTTGGCGTAGTACGTTCGCAGCGTCGCGCACAGCGTGCCGTCGCGCTCAGCATCTGCCGCGGTCAATGGCAGCAACAAGCGTCTCGAGCGCTCCACCGCTCGTGGATCTCGCGCACCCGCGCTTGCGGCCTCTTTGAAGACCGCAGGTGCATCGGGTCGAAGGCTTCGCGGCATTGTGACGTCAGGCGACCTCGATCGAATCGACCACCGTCGTGGGCATAGGGATAGCCTGTCCGCGATCCCGCATGAGCTGCACGTGGCCTGCCGCGGCTTCTCGAATGAAGCGGCTAGCTTCGTCGCGCGTGTCGGCCAACGTGAAGCAACCAGGAATGTCTGGGACGTAGGCACCCCAGCCCCCGTCGGCACTCTTCTCAAATATGACTACATATCTCATATCAGTTTCGCCGTTTTCAGGATTCTCCGGAGTAGTCTTGGCGGGATGTCACGGCCAAGAGCGTGAATCGGCACGGTGACGATATTTCGCTCGCCGTCCTTCGTGAAATGATGGTGGCTTCCCGTCACCCGAGCAAGCGTCCATCCGTTGTCGTGCAAGAGTCGAATGAGTTCGCGCGTTTTCACCCGCTTCGTACTTCACGCTTTTCGGGCAACTGTCAATGACTAGCAGCCAACTCAAGATCGCGTTTTCGACGATCGTGCGCTTAGAAGCGCCGACGACGCTGGGCACGTTCGCGCAGGTCGCGTCGGCGATCGCCGATGCCGGCGCACGCATAGGCGCGGTCGACGTCAACCGCGTCGGCACCAAGCGCGTCATCCGCGACATCAGCATCGACGTCGCCGACGACGATCACCTGAAGGTGGTCATCACCGCGCTCGAGCGCATCGAAGGCGTGCGCATCCTGCACGTCACGGATCGCACGTTCCTCGCGCACCTGGGCGGCAAGATCGAAGTCAATCCGAAAATCGCCGTGACCAATCGCGAAGTGCTATCGCGCGTGTACACGCCGGGCGTGGCGCGCGTCAGTTTGGCGATCGCGGACGATCCCGGCAAGGCGTACACGCTGACCGTCAAGCGCAACCTGGTGGCCATCGTCACCGACGGCACGGCCGTGCTCGGTCTCGGCGACGTCGGCCCGTATGCCGCCCTTCCCGTCATGGAAGGCAAGGCGATGCTGTTCAAGCAGTTCGCGGGCGTCGACGCCTTTCCGATCTGCCTGGACACCAAAGACGTCGCTGAGATCGTGAACACCGTGATCCACATCTCGCCGGTGTTCGGCGGC encodes the following:
- a CDS encoding helix-turn-helix domain-containing protein, giving the protein MPRSLRPDAPAVFKEAASAGARDPRAVERSRRLLLPLTAADAERDGTLCATLRTYYANGGSITNTAEAMFLHRNSVRYRLDRVRSVLGIDIDHPENAAALLMAFAILDAATQVEGGHAALGA